The following is a genomic window from Artemia franciscana unplaced genomic scaffold, ASM3288406v1 Scaffold_7081, whole genome shotgun sequence.
AATCCAACGATAGGAAGAACGCCTACGGCCCGGTTTCCATTTGACATagtctcttttgatttatatggtacAAGTGGAGGATTACCCACGTCTAATGAAGGACACACCTGTGTACTGTCAGTAATAGATCATTTTTCTGGTTTCACTTTtgctaaaccattaaaaaatcaaagcgccTATACAACGTCGAAAGCTCTCgctaaaatattccttaatttcGGTATCCCTAATACAGTATTAAGCGATAACGGCCCTAATTTTGTAGCGAAAGTAACCAAGGATTTAATGTCtttccttcaaataaataaattggtatCGACCCCCTATCATCCACAGGCCAATGGGAAAATCGAGAACAGACACaaactattttctaatattttaagtatttacaCGAAAGAAAATCGCAGGGATTGGCATGATACCCTACCTTATTTAacaaatgtaataaatacaGCTTACTCCCAGGTCATTCGcgataacccattttatatattattcggacGAGACTTTCGAATCCCTTATGATGAAATTATAGAGTCACgacaattttataatgattctcaagattataaacaagaatttatcaatagaatgaggaaaacttataaacttgtaaaacaagaaatagaaagatcaaaaagaaagcaagaagcaaaaaatattcctaatgTCAAAGGTAAACTCGATTTCCAAGTAGGAGAttgcgtttacttaaaaaatgaaaacaaatcggACGGCAAGAAACTTTCGGACCGGTACCTAGGACcgttaagaataattaaaaggtatGATAATAATGTtacatttaaactattaaaaccaaaaacaggaaaaatttataaaacccatgttagtcgtataaaaagggcaaaattcacagaaacatggacccCTCAACCTTCAACATCAAATACATCTGAGGACGAAAATCAACCACCTCGCTCCAGATTAAGTgagcttaaaccttttaattttaaacaaggatattttgaaaacagtagtgacgaagaaaaatttaatgaatttctaaccATGACAAATATGGTTACCCCCCCAAAAAGTACCCCCGTTACGCGGAGACGGAGGAATAGCGATTCCTCTTCCAGTGAAGAATCAGAAGAGTTGGACTATACAATTTCTCCACAAACGCAATTTTTCCCGGATCGAATTTCGACACCTTTTCCACCAAAACGTTTCCCCGACAATTTGGTGAAACCTATTTCACCAATAGACAGACCTTTATCGCTAcatgatgaattaaataaggctgTACAAACTCCTAGGGACATAGAGTCACAAAGAGACAATCAaccccaaaaacaaacattaagagAAGCAATGGATATCATTAATTACCCCATTAAAACTAGACAAAGTACATTTTATACTGATCCACCTACTGATGAGCAACAGTATCACGATATAACCGTATCAAAggcaaaaccaaaggactgggtatcttggaaggaaaccTTAATACAAACACTTCCTCACCCCCCGGAAGACATGGCTTTCAAGCAGTGGAGGCACCCCAAGAAGACATTTGAATCCTCCCAAAGCTCCCAAGAATCGTTCAATTCTCCCGAACCCAGAGATCAACAGGACGAGTCAATCAATAAACCCTCCACTTCACGAGGTGAAGAAATTTACGAAGGTCGAGCTGGATCTACACCTAAATCTCAAACTTCTACTTCAAGAGAACCAGATACTAAATCTACAACTAGTTCCTCAGATACTGAGAGTGAATCAGGCACAAATGAGCCCAAAGATGTGGAAGGAACAAGACCACAGAGTGCGACTGCCCAGgctaaaaaggcacaaattaaaggtcaaaaatttcttaaaaaacaatataaaaagtttgacttgataTCGCTAgcgaagccaaagaaaaaaaacgagtcTACCGAAGAGAAGATAACAACAAGGTCAGGCCGAGTTGtcaaaaaaccagataaattagattattaataaaagaaaaataaaaatctaccaGTCCTggataaaataaaggaaaaaaaaaataataataaaataatcatttttttgcta
Proteins encoded in this region:
- the LOC136043540 gene encoding uncharacterized protein LOC136043540 produces the protein MTNMVTPPKSTPVTRRRRNSDSSSSEESEELDYTISPQTQFFPDRISTPFPPKRFPDNLVKPISPIDRPLSLHDELNKAVQTPRDIESQRDNQPQKQTLREAMDIINYPIKTRQSTFYTDPPTDEQQYHDITVSKAKPKDWVSWKETLIQTLPHPPEDMAFKQWRHPKKTFESSQSSQESFNSPEPRDQQDESINKPSTSRGEEIYEGRAGSTPKSQTSTSREPDTKSTTSSSDTESESGTNEPKDVEGTRPQSATAQAKKAQIKGQKFLKKQYKKFDLISLAKPKKKNESTEEKITTRSGRVVKKPDKLDY